The following DNA comes from Lutra lutra chromosome 14, mLutLut1.2, whole genome shotgun sequence.
CCACAGGCTCCGACTTCCAGGCGGGGGCAGGGTGGGCATAGGCATCATTCTGTGGGTGGTTTGGGGGAGCACCTCCGGTGGAGTACCCTCCCCAGGGGAGGTGGCCGTGGCCGAGGCAGAGGCCCAGAGTGGTGAGGGAAGGTCGCCTGGACAGCAGGAGTGAGGACGAGCCGCCCATCAGGCCTGGCCAGCCCCGAGGCCCCAGCCTTCATGTGGGGGCCGGTGTTTGTCAGAAGCGCCTAGCTGTGAGTGACCTAGGGCACTATTAGCATGCGGGGCTCCTGGGCCTCTGTGACCCACACCCCACCCTGCGTGGCTGGGACTCCAGTGTCTGTGGGCAGCCGGTCAGGAGCCCCAGCAGGCCGGTCCCTGGGCAGCACAGCACCCTCATTCCATCCTGGGCACACTCCCACTGGCGGCCGGTCCTGGGATGGGTCACTGGACAGATGTGGACGGACATTGGGCATAGCttccctgtcctcagggagccGTGGGGACGGAGAGCAAGGTGCCCGGGGTGGCAGAGGGTGGCCCGATCTGCAGCAGGCAGACAGCCGCCACACAGGGGACCTGGCCAGTATGGAGGTCATGAGGGAGTGTGGACCGGTGGAGCCAcctgagggcagagaagggaCGAAGGCAGTTGCTGGTGGTGGCTAACCTTTTTGAGTCCAGGACACAggtcagggggagggggcagatgtGCTAGCCTGGCCCCCTAGCTTGCCCCAGAGATGCTGGCTCTACCTAGACGAGGGGCCGTGCTGGTGTCCAGGCTGTGACTTCCCAAGCTAACCCGTTTTCCCCAACTCCCTGAGCAGAGGGGGACCCGGAGGCCCCGCAAGGCTGCCCTTCCTTTCCCACCGAGCCCGCTGCTGCCGTCTGTCGGGGCTGCAAGGGGGAGAGAGACCGCGGCGTATTTTCTAAACCAACATGTGGAACACAGGGAGCCCGGCCTCAGAGCGGGTCTCGCCGTCCGGACTCTGGCCTGCCCGAGGCCGTAGGCTCCTGGCTCCAGCTGCTCCCGCAGGCTCCTGGGTCGGCCCCCGGGGGTGTTTCTGGTCCTGAAGCCACGTTTCTTCACCCCTTACTGGACACCAGGGTAGCCTCTCCCCATGGGAGGATGAGGAAGGGAGGTCCAGGGTAAGCGTGGAGCCGTCTGGGGTCAGAGGCGGCTGTCAGGCTCCACAGCCACTTGGGTCCCAagtctgcagagcagggaggccgcaggggaggctgggagctcTGGCGGGCGGCCGGGCCGGCTCCTCCTGGCCGCGGGCCAGCTCAGGCCTGGGCTGCTCCGGGGCTTTGCTGAGCTGGTTGCATGGGTGAGACctcagcgggggtgggggagctgagGCGGGCCGTGGGTCTCCTGCCAAGGACTGCGGGCCAGACTGCTTCTCTGCCCCGTGTCCCTGCGAATGGCCATGCTTTAGTCTCAGCCAAGTGCGGGCCCTCCGGGGAAGAACCACTCTGCTTTTGCGTCTGACCCCTGTTCGTTAGCGTCTGCTGAGCTCTGGGTGTCTCCAGGCTTTCCGAGGAGCTGAGgctgtctgcccctcctccagctcccaagGACGCCTTGTTGAGCTTTGTTTCAGGGTCCCCCAGTTTCCTGCACAGAGACCTTGGCCAGCctggccccccagcccctggggcccctcccccacacctctctGTCCTTGGGCAGGGAgccagtgggggctggggggtccCTCAGCATGGTGGAGGGCAGGACCACGGGGGGCCTGGCAGGCTGTCTCTCCGGCCCGCTCCGGCCAAGGCCCTGTGGTGTCACCTGTGGGCCGCTGCCAGGCTGACTGGGCCTCCTTCCCCTGGCACCAGCCCATGTCCACACAGCCTGGCCTCACTGAGGAGTTGGGCCCTGCGGGCGAGCCACCGGGTGGTGCCACGCCTGGTGCTCCGGAATCCAGTGGAGGTCGCCACACGGGGCTGGGTGCTGAGACCCCCCCAGGAAGGGTGGCTCATGCTGTCTGTGCGCCTGGACGTGAGCTCAGATCCCGATGGTCTCAGGGCCCACGGGGTGTCCTGGCTTCCCTCTGACCCCTGTCCAGTCCGTAAATAGGGAATGGCCATGCCGTGTTCGCGCACGCGTGTGTCTGTCTCTGGGCGCTGTGTAGGGTTCCACGGGCAGCGTGGGGACGGAGCTGTTCCTGGGCAGCTGTTTACACACCAGGGCTGTGGGCGTGGCCTGGGCCAGGCCGCTCTGGGAAGGAAGTGTGGCTTTGTGCAGTGCTGGAGTCACGGGGCCTGCCCCTTGGTCCTCAGCAGGGTTGCCGTGTAGCTGACCTCTGGaagccctcccctgcccccccccgcaCCCTGCCCAAGACAGGAGCCCCCCATAGGCTGAGGGGCCCTGCATACAAGGGCAGGGACTCGCCTGCTCTCCAGTACTCTGTGAAGCCAAACCTGGTACCCAGTTTGACCTGCtagggcagggaggggtcacTGACTGACCTGGCCTGTGCCCAGGCGCCAGGACTTAGCGCTCTGGCTCAGGTCGGGGCCTGGATCTCTGTCCTAAACATTCAGGGACTCcctgaggggtgtgtgtgtgccatAAACGGGGAGCAAAAACCTCCCTGGACCCCAGCTTTGGGGCCTTCAGGGATAAGGTGActttccacccctgcccccctgcccccaccgcctccctcctgccccagcctacCTGTAGGGGGAGAGGACGGCAGAGCCCCAGGGTGGGCTAGCTCCTACAGAGGAGAGTCCTGGGGGGACGATAGGTTGGTTTGGGTGGGGGGTGATGGGAAAGGGGCTGCCCAGGGGTTTTGCCCCTGGGGTGCCCTGGACCCCAGCCCGGCAGGAGGGGTCTGCACCCGCACAGACTcgggctggggacaggggagtCTCACGAGTGGGTCTGCGCTGGTTCTGAGCAGGGTGACAGCGAAGAAGCCTGGGGGTCCATGCGGACGCAGACGAAGGGACGGGTGTGAGTGAATGTCCCATTCACGGTCTGAGTGCCTGCAAAGATGGGCGGGAAGTGGGCTTCGGGGGCCTTGGGAACAGCCGTCCAGGTCTGAGCAGTGTGGATCCTGCCGGGCACGTGGACCCCTCCTCATCTGTGGGACCCCCTTGGTCTAGGGACCTGCTGACAGGGTGTCTTCTTGGAGGTCCCGCAGCCTTCCCTGCAGCCCTTCTCCCACGCCCACAGGGTGGAGTTGGGGTGCTCCGTTCTCAGCCTCAGCTGGGGTACCCGCTGAGTGTAGGGCCCAGTGCGCCATCTGGGCGCTCCCTGCGGGGCTGACACTATCCCGTGAGGGGCTCCTGTGGGGCCTCCTGCACTCTGTCCTCTCAATGTCCCCGTCTGGCAGGGCACCGTGGCCACCCTTCTCTCCCCTTGGAAGCCCTTCCTAGGGGGCCGTGGGCTACCGGAGGGGATCCTGACACCCTAGCAGCAAGGGGCAGTGAGCCTGCTGGCCAGGAGCTCGGGGAGGAATGcctgtgcgtgtgcgtgtgcgtgtgtgtgcgcatgcgtgtgcgtgtgcgtgtgtgcgcatgcgtgtgcgtgtgtgcgcatgcgcatgcgtgtgcgtgtgcgtgtgtgtgcatgcgtgtgcgtgtgcgtgtgtgcgcatgcgtgtgcgtgtgcgtgtgtgtgcacgcacgcacgtGCCATGGTGTGAGTGCCGGGGTTCGGCGCTCAGAATCCTCGGCTGCTTTTGGACACCTGGTGGAAGAGCTGGGGCTGTTTGGGTGCGGAGTCCAGCCACCGTTCTGGGGCTGAGGACTCGGGCTGAGGTTTGTGGACACACCTGCCTGTCACCAccgcgggtggggtgggggcagctttGGGCGGGGTCTTAGCTCCCACAGCCGGACTCCGGCAGACTCTCCTTCGTGGGCCACACAGCAGCTGTTCGGGTCCGGGGTCTGTGCGGCGTCTGTCCCAGcccccagggtggggtgggatggggtgcgGTGGGGAATGGGGGGTGGCCACCAGGGTGATCCAAACACGAGCAAGGGTAAATCCTGACTTAGAAAACCCGTGGTGGCCACTGGGCCGTGGGGTCCGCACACCCAGTGCCAGGTGAGGGCATGACCCTGGGGCCCCCTTTCCCACCTCTGGTCCCCGAGAGTCTGAGCCCACCCCGGTGTGGAAACCCTGCCGTGCTGGCTTCCCGTGGCAGCTGAGGTGCAGGAAGCCGTGTGCACACGAGGCCAGCACACGCGGCCAGCACACGCGGCCAGCACACGTGGAGGGAGAGGACCCTGCTGCGGCCGTGGTCACCTGGGACGCAGCATGGACACCAGGTCCCGGTGGGACCACCCGGTCGTCCCAGGCCATAGGGCAGGTGAAGAGCCATGTGCCCAGAGGAGGGTGGCAGAGGACTGCGGGAGCTTGGACTTCCCCCTCCCCACATgaccctgctgcttccctgcttctccctccctcgtGGCTACAGGTTACAGGTCACCTCTGGCCACACGAAGGGCAGGctgcccagggccaggtggccaTGGACCCGTGTTTGCCAGACTCTCTGGTCATGAAGAGAAGACGTGAACCCCTTGCCCCCCCATGAAGACTTTAGATTCGGGCACGGTCACAAGTAAATGGGAACctgatgggaaagaggaaaactgTGTCTCTGGGCTTTTGCTGTGAGCTTGAATTAAACAACGGGGCGGCATTCGCACGCCACGTGCCCCCACATTTGTTAGCGCGCCGACCCCGTGGCTGTGAGGACCGTGGCAAGGCGGGGCCTCCGGGCTTCCAGCCCTGGCGCTTGGGGACCGTGCGGGGGCCGTGATGGCGTGGGCGGTCGGCCCCTCTGAGCTCATTCTCCGGGAGAGCAGCGGATGGGGAAACCGCCTGGAGACGGAACCGCGGCAGagtccctctgtccttcccacccGGTCAGATCAAGCGAGGGCCGAAGCCGTGTTCTGAGCCTCGTTTCCCGCGGCCTGGCGGAAGTCTGCGTTCCTGCTCCAAAGATAACGGCGTTTGGCTGAAGCGATCTCACCGACGACATCACATTTGTGGGAAAGTCACACGTGCTCGCTCGCTGCCGTTTGGGTTGTTTTCTCACCATGTGGATGTTCTCCTGCGGCAGCGTGGGTCGCTGGGGAATTAGATGCTGCGACACTCCCAGCACAGGGCCTCCGGGCTGGCCCTCTGCTCTGGGAGGGGCTCTCTCACTGACTTTCAACaatgaccctgccccccccaggtgcccagcgGTCTGCACGGGGGACACTGCGTGGTCCAGCACTTCACGGAGGGCGAGAGCAGGCCTCTCGCCAGGCAGGTCCCAGCTGGGGAGCCCTGGGGCAGCTGCCCTGCCCTTGGCCTTGGCTGTGGGTCTTCATAGGAGGAACATGGGTCTCCTGCCCTCTCTCATCCCCTTCCCGTGGGTCAACGTAGTCTTGTCGGTGCTGCTTGGTCTACTCCCCTCCTGGAGCTGGAGGTCCTGCGGGAAGGGCCTGGGGGTGCCAGGCGGGAAGGGTGGTCTTTTGAGGTTGTGCTGGTCAGGGGTGGAGTGGATGCCCCCCCTCACCTGTGGGCAGTGGAGACTGCTGAGACCAACTCAGCATTTAGGAGGGAGCAAGCCCTCTCCTAGACCCGGGGCTCTGACTCCTGTCCTCTCTCCATGGCCACCATTGCAGCCTCCAAcgccagacacacacacacacacacccaccccacgGCAGCCACCTGGGCCCATAGTGAGCCTGCTTGAGGTCTTCCCTCAGGGAGAAAAGAAGTGGGTGCACAAGGCCCGTGACCCGGGGCCCAGTCAGGCCATGTCAGCACCCCGGACTCCCCAGACCCTGTTCTCAGCCTTCTAGGGCCTGTGTGCCTGCGCCGGGTCTTGGGAGGCCTCCAGCTGCAAACCCGCAGGAGCCAAGGCGCGGACATCAGTGCCTGACGGACCCGAGAGGTGGCCTCCATGTTGGCCCCAGACTCCTTAAAAAACAGGCCTTCCCAGGATGCCCCACACGGGGACACGTGGGGGTGTTTGCCCCGTCCAGAGCCTGGAGGCAGCTGCAGGTGCTCGGGGCACCAGCTGGCACCCAGATCCTGCTGggcccctgggggtggggcctggacGCAGCGGTGTCCTCATGGTCCTGACTGTCCCCTTCTGTCTCCCCACTGCCAGGTCTGGCCTCTTTGGCCTGCCCCCGTCGGCTCCACTGCCACAGCCTGAAGACCCCCCTGTCAACGGCTGCAACGGCCCGGCCCCCCCGGAGCAGGACGGAGAGGCGATGCAGCTGGGGACAGGCCCTCCGCCAGCACCCTGCGGGGACCAGGCCCCCGAGACCACCGGCCCCAAGCCACCCCCGCCTTTCGTGCCACCGTTCCCGCCGTACTTTGAGGgcgcccccttccctcccccactctggctGAGAAGCACTTACCGGCAGTGGGTACCACAGCCGCCGCCCCGGACCATCAAGAGGACCCGCCGGCGCCTGTCCCGGAACCGTGATCCCGGCCGGCTGGCCCTGAGCCCCATCCGCCTGCGGCCGCGCCAAGTGCTCTGTGAGAAGTGCAAGAGCACCCTGAATCCCCCCGAGGCTGGCCCCGgccccccagctgcccctcagcCGCGCCGCAGGGCGGGCAGCGGCCCCGGCCCTGACACAGAACCCCGCAAGCTCGTGAACCCTGACGGCGGAGGGGACAGCGCGGCCACCGCCATGAggaggagcaagagagagaagagggaggaggacaagGCCCGGGTGCCTCGGAGCCCGGCCATCAAGATCTCCTTCAGCACGCCGCAGGGCACGGGCGAGGTGGTGGAGATCCCCCCCCGCGTGCACGGGTCTCTGGagcccttctgcccctcccaggccccaCACGGGGGCGGCCAGGACCCCGCTGGGCCCCCCGCCTCCATCCCCAAGCTAAAGCTGACGCGTCCCGGGCCCCCTGGCACCGGCCTGCCGCCCCCCAAGATCCGCTTGAAGCCCTGGCCCCGGGGGGCAGGGGAGCGGGAGCCCGTGTACAGGGCCGAGCTGGTGGAGGCGCTCAACGGCCACGGGCGGGGTCCCCGGGCCGGCTCCCCCGCTCTCCTCGGCCACGGCTCTGCCGGCCGTGGGCCCGTGGACTCTTCTTCTGGAAGCTCTGGCGAGGACGAGGACTTCAAGCCAAGCGCCCAGGCTCAGCGTGGGCAAGAGGGCCTGGCTTTCCTCACCACCTGCCCCGGGAGGGGGCCAGGGTGCACCGGCGAGTCCGTGTGGAGCAGCGACAGTCTGGACGAGTCCAAATCGTCCAGCTCGGAAGTCACGTTGCCAGACATGTGTGACCTCTCGTCGGGCGACAGCGCATCTGTGCGGTCCTCGTCCAAGGACGCGAGGCAGACGGTCCCGCCGCTCACGGTCAGGCTGCACACACAGAGCGTCTCCAAGTGCGTTACCGAGGACGGAAGGACGGTGGCCGTGGGGGACATCGTGTGGGGTAAGATTCACGGTTTCCCCTGGTGGCCAGCGCGTGTGCTTGACCTCAGTCTTAGCCAGAAGGAGGACGGGGAGCCCTCCTGGCAAGAAGCCAAAGTCTCGTGGTTTGGTTCCCCAACGACATCGTTCTTGTCAACTTCAAAACTCTCCCCGTTCTCGGAGTTTTTCAAACTGCGATTTAACCGTAAGAAGAAGGGAATGTACCGGAAGGCCATCACGGAGGCCGCCAACGCCGCGCAGCACATGGCCCCGGAAATAAGGGAGCTCTTGACCCAGTTTGAGACCTAGGTCTGGCGACCAGGTGAGTGTGCTCCgggctgtgccctctgccagaGGCCGGTGTCACTCAGACTCGCAGGGCGCAGGAGGAGGGAGGCTTCCAAAGCAGCAGGGTCCGAGCCTGTGCCCAGAGCGGCCTGCTATGTGTGGTCTCAAAGATCCGCTTGCCCTCGTGCCCGCCCCCGGAGAAAGGAGCGGGTCGTAGACAGCAGTCTAGACGGAGGGGGTCGGGGGCGTCAGGGGGCTTCCTCGCCGGCCCTCGCTCTGAGAGGACGCACTGGAGCCgtggcccctctccctcctggtcCCAGCTGGGTCCTGACTCAGAACGAAGGAAGGTCCTGAGCTGCGGGCCCGAGGACGCCACTCTCGTAGGGGCCCCAGCCCCCGACCCTGCCTGCCGGCCGGTGTGGACACTGCTCCGTTGGCGGGCACCTGGTTTCCGGGCTGGGGCGGCTGGGCGCTCTGGGCACCCCAAGGAGGCTCCGGGCTCTGCCCCTGGGCCGGGGTCGTGCCCTCTGACCCCCTCCAGGAGAACTTTGTAGGATCTTTGGCCACAGGCCTTAGGAGAGTCCTCCTTGGAGCTGTCACCAGGCCAGGCAGCCTGTCCGTGGTCACCACGTGGGGGTGTCAGGAAGCGGCCGCGGGGCAGAGGCGGCCTGCCATGAGTGTCCCTGGGGCCCCGAGATGGGGAAGTGCTGGGCCACCCGCTCTGAGGCCTGCGCTGTGGGGGGTGTCCCGCAGGCCCCTGTCCCTGGTGGGCACCTCCCAGTGCCCACTCCCCTCCATGGCCTCGTCATGGCAGGAGGTAGGTCCTGTGTAGGTGGCCTGGGCTGGACCAGAGGGTGTGTGGTGGGGTTCCCCCGTGGAGGGTCAGGCCACTGCCATCTTGCTGACTCCATGTCCTCTAATGCCCACAGAAAGAGAGGCGGGGCTGTGCCCAGAGCAGGGGTCCTCCACCAcagctgggcctctgccttgaTTCCTGTGACCTTCAGCTGACCTTGCCCAGTCTGGtccacctgcccctctcctccatctTGCTTTGCAGTCCCCAGCTCGAACCCTCAGGCCTCAGCGGGACTGGCGGATGTGTGGCTGGGAGgcctttgtggggcacctggtgtGACCCCTCGCTGCTGTGCCACATGGACTGGGGGGGCCCGGCATTGAGGAAGCAACGACGATGAGGAGGGCACCTCGGCGGGATCACGGCCGCCACTCGGGAAGCTTTgttcccgcccctcccccaacctgcttCCTGTGTGAGGGGCGGTCACTGCCCTGAATGACTCTCCGGGTCCAGACGCAAACCTGCCCTCTCTGGAACCAGGCACAGCCCCTGGGAGCTCTGCGTCCTCGTGCTGGGACATGGGCATGGCAGCCACCTGTTTGCATGGTGCCAGCGAGGGTCTAAAGTCGGGCACACTGGGGGGGGCACCTCACGTGGGGGGACGGGTCCAGAGAAAGGTCAGATGCGTCTTCCTTCTCCAGGCAcggcctgggggctggggacccTCTGTGGGGTCTTCCCTGTCTGTGTGCCCTTTGCCATGCCCGACCAGCCTCACCGCCCGCCAGAACCGTCCCATTTTTGCCTTGGTCTGGGGTCAGTGTGGGGCCTAGGCACCTCTCTCGCCGGCCCCTTTCCTGGGAGCTGTGGGCCCCAGTCGGCGAGGTGAGCAGTCAGTCCCCAAGACTGACCTTCAGGTCCCTGGTCATAGTCGGCGCTTCCTAGGGACAGTGAGCAACCCCCAGGGCCCCAGTGTGGCCTGGAGGACAGGGAGCCCCCACCCACTCCTGGAGAATGTAGCCCAGTGTGTTCAGGGCTGGCTGTGTTTactgggaagcagagggaagcaTCTGGCCAGACAGGTTTCACGGCTGCAGGGCTGTGCCCACAGACAGGCCTCTCCTCCATTCCCTCCCAGCttgccccctgcctccctccctccctgtctccctcctcctctggctctctctgtctctccctctctctgtctctgtctctgtgcccatctgtctctttctccagCCGCGGTGGCTGCTCCCATGCTTCCCCAGCAGGGCATGGAGCTCTGGGAGCGTAGGATGCGGAATCTTTTTAGCTCCAAAGCACAAAGTGGTTTTGCCTGATTGGCTTTTTACTTGCGTGTTTTGGGGGTGGAAGACTGTTCTGAGGGCCACGCCAGGGTGTTTAATCCACTGGCATTGGTGATTGGGGTCTCACCAAACTGGTGACAGGTTTGCTTTCAAGGGTCCGTGACACTGTCTGGGGCCAGGCCCTCCGGCCTGCTCCTTGAAAGGGAAGC
Coding sequences within:
- the PWWP2B gene encoding PWWP domain-containing protein 2B isoform X2 translates to MGSARRPTELIHPLLRIFVFNRGSVVGSRSGLFGLPPSAPLPQPEDPPVNGCNGPAPPEQDGEAMQLGTGPPPAPCGDQAPETTGPKPPPPFVPPFPPYFEGAPFPPPLWLRSTYRQWVPQPPPRTIKRTRRRLSRNRDPGRLALSPIRLRPRQVLCEKCKSTLNPPEAGPGPPAAPQPRRRAGSGPGPDTEPRKLVNPDGGGDSAATAMRRSKREKREEDKARVPRSPAIKISFSTPQGTGEVVEIPPRVHGSLEPFCPSQAPHGGGQDPAGPPASIPKLKLTRPGPPGTGLPPPKIRLKPWPRGAGEREPVYRAELVEALNGHGRGPRAGSPALLGHGSAGRGPVDSSSGSSGEDEDFKPSAQAQRGQEGLAFLTTCPGRGPGCTGESVWSSDSLDESKSSSSEVTLPDMCDLSSGDSASVRSSSKDARQTVPPLTVRLHTQSVSKCVTEDGRTVAVGDIVWGKIHGFPWWPARVLDLSLSQKEDGEPSWQEAKVSWFGSPTTSFLSTSKLSPFSEFFKLRFNRKKKGMYRKAITEAANAAQHMAPEIRELLTQFET
- the PWWP2B gene encoding PWWP domain-containing protein 2B isoform X1 gives rise to the protein MEPRAGCRLPVRVEQVVNGALLVTVSCGGRSFAGILLDCTKKSGLFGLPPSAPLPQPEDPPVNGCNGPAPPEQDGEAMQLGTGPPPAPCGDQAPETTGPKPPPPFVPPFPPYFEGAPFPPPLWLRSTYRQWVPQPPPRTIKRTRRRLSRNRDPGRLALSPIRLRPRQVLCEKCKSTLNPPEAGPGPPAAPQPRRRAGSGPGPDTEPRKLVNPDGGGDSAATAMRRSKREKREEDKARVPRSPAIKISFSTPQGTGEVVEIPPRVHGSLEPFCPSQAPHGGGQDPAGPPASIPKLKLTRPGPPGTGLPPPKIRLKPWPRGAGEREPVYRAELVEALNGHGRGPRAGSPALLGHGSAGRGPVDSSSGSSGEDEDFKPSAQAQRGQEGLAFLTTCPGRGPGCTGESVWSSDSLDESKSSSSEVTLPDMCDLSSGDSASVRSSSKDARQTVPPLTVRLHTQSVSKCVTEDGRTVAVGDIVWGKIHGFPWWPARVLDLSLSQKEDGEPSWQEAKVSWFGSPTTSFLSTSKLSPFSEFFKLRFNRKKKGMYRKAITEAANAAQHMAPEIRELLTQFET
- the PWWP2B gene encoding PWWP domain-containing protein 2B isoform X3, producing MQLGTGPPPAPCGDQAPETTGPKPPPPFVPPFPPYFEGAPFPPPLWLRSTYRQWVPQPPPRTIKRTRRRLSRNRDPGRLALSPIRLRPRQVLCEKCKSTLNPPEAGPGPPAAPQPRRRAGSGPGPDTEPRKLVNPDGGGDSAATAMRRSKREKREEDKARVPRSPAIKISFSTPQGTGEVVEIPPRVHGSLEPFCPSQAPHGGGQDPAGPPASIPKLKLTRPGPPGTGLPPPKIRLKPWPRGAGEREPVYRAELVEALNGHGRGPRAGSPALLGHGSAGRGPVDSSSGSSGEDEDFKPSAQAQRGQEGLAFLTTCPGRGPGCTGESVWSSDSLDESKSSSSEVTLPDMCDLSSGDSASVRSSSKDARQTVPPLTVRLHTQSVSKCVTEDGRTVAVGDIVWGKIHGFPWWPARVLDLSLSQKEDGEPSWQEAKVSWFGSPTTSFLSTSKLSPFSEFFKLRFNRKKKGMYRKAITEAANAAQHMAPEIRELLTQFET